AAATGTCTTTCATCCGGCAACATACTACGGGTTTAATGTCGACAAAATATCTGATCCAGTTGAAAGAAAAGCATGGGAGACAATGGTAAAAACTTACGGACAGACTCCAGCACAACTATTCACAGCCGCTCATCCATTGCCTTGTAATGTTTTGATGAATTCCTCAAATTCACCTGCCTACAATACTATCCCACCGGTTATTGAAGGTGTCACGGGTATAAAATGGGGTTATTATGTCGGAGCACCTGGAAATGAGCCTGTTTTATGCTGGAAACACAAACACAGAGTACCGATGGTCTCACTTATTCCACTTACAACAGGAGACGTATTTGGATTACCTGCTTGTACGGCTCTTCTTATAGGATATAATAATGAGAAAGGAGGTAATATGGTCAACAGCACAACAGTACTTGGGGCAGCACTTGCCTCTTGGGACAACAACGACGGGATCATTAGATTGAAATCCAAAAAAGAGCAACCCCCAAAGCCTCTAATGAAATCTTCGGGATTCGATCCAATAACTGTGATAGGCTCGGCGGCAGACTGTGGGCAGCTTTGGATCGGTTATATGTCTGGAAAAATTATGGTTTACTCGTACAGCATCGAAGCaagtggaaaaataaaattcgaatcACCAACGGCTCCAGCTTCTGTTCTTCTTGCTCATAGATGCGCAATAACTGTTATCGTCTTGTCCGGCGCATTCAGTATCGCCGTATCGGGTGACGTAAAAGGTGTAATTGTCATTTGGGATTTAAATAGGtatgtattcaaatttatttaaatataacatgaagttattgaattttaatttaaatttatttacagtttGTCGTATGTGAGATCTATAGTATGCCATGACATTTAtacgataaataatatttctataaGTGATACTCTCGGAGATATCGCTGTTGTTTGTCAATTAGTAGCGCCAAAAAGACAATTAACATTACCAATATCTTCagtcaatgaaaataattttgaccaTCAGTCCCAGCTAAaagtatttacaataaatgctAAATCTGTCGGTTCAGTTTTGTCTAGAAGGAGGATCACTGCATTGTGTTACAGCAATGCACCAGAAGGTGTTTCTGTAAATGTAATAGCTACTGGACTCGATAATGGAGTAATTCggtaataattttgttataaaataccaaagtattttatttattttaataaaaattaattattaatttatttatcagactGTGGAGCAGCTGGGACTTGAGGCTAATTCGCGAAATAGTAAACGGCGGAACAGATTGTGGGGCTATCATAGCAATAGCATGGGCATACGACCAACATCATCTTTACGCAGCGACTGAAAATTCAACAGTTTTAATTTGGGAAGGCCTGCGACGACTAAACAGTGGCACGccgaaatttgtaaatttaacttcGCTTTAAATTACCAGAGCTGATAACTAGCCACGATTATTGTCCAGCAACCAGAGgctctaattaattattaaattactcaattgtaaattttttgagtgctaaaatatttagatttaatgagttaatatttaatggaaaatgtgatatactgaaaataattatcattcacTCGAAATTGccataatattaatgaattatatattatatacatatgttaTGATGTATTGTAgtattatgtttatatttatatatttgaaatatgtattttttatactctaCCGTTATGAAacttatcatttatatttttcatactgCATTATTACGACAATACGTTAAACCAAAGTAACAATGAacaaataacttaaaaataagtatgtaTTCTTTATAAACAAGGCCttataatgtataaaaaatataattattaaaatttatattaaatttcacgTAAACATggttcaattatttcaaacatCGGATAATATTTTCCCGTTCTAGTTGCTATCATTTGGGGTGTATCACCACTGGAGTTAACTAACTCGGGTTTGGTGTCTGGATGGAGAAGCAAAAGCTGAAGAGCTGGAGAATTGTGGGAACTGGCACAGACCAGGTGCAGTGGGGTCTGACCACCGTTGCTCACAGCATTTATATCAGCTCCGTTGGCAACCAGAATTGCAATACTCTCAACGTTGTTCCAGTGACATGCAGAATGCAACGGCTCCCATCCGTCAATAGTTTTAGCATCAATCTTAGCTCCTTTCAACAGCAAatgctatatatttttttaagtattgtaTCGATTAATTGATAGTTTATTAAAGCAAATAATTACCTCAATAATTGAAGTGTGGTTTCCGTAGCAGGCTCTGTGAAGTGGAGTGTAGCCATCCTTATCAGTAGCATGAACCAACGTTggatttttatctaaaagttTTGCTACTCGTTCACTATTGCCATTTTCTGCAGCCTTCAGAATTGCTCTAGAGTCAggatctatttaaataaaaaaaaaatttgaataattatagtaaGTAGGGACAAAGTGTAAAAAGTATTGTCTGACCTTCAGGATTTCGCTGGGATTCAACTCCAGTGTTGTCATCATCCCAGGCGCTTACTTGCATTCTTTCACCTTGATgcattgttaaaattttatctctaATCGCCTCGAGATCttgaatttcatcattttcttCGTCTGAagacatttttatattcaattatcacTGACAGCAATGATCACATGTAAAGCTTCGGGCATTTCCGGTAAGTCCGGGACCTGCCGAACTCACTACTGACTTCAAGGTCAGAATAATGCTGGTTCAAACGCTATCTGGGCTCGACACATGCAATTTCTTGCTCATGACCGTGTCAAAACGATATGAGAACCCGCTACCAGCAAGCCAATCAGAGAATTCGTCATactggcgcgcttttaagccaatggaaaaattcgttttatttgggaaaccacagagaaaacctagccagTATACAGTTCGGTTTAGGTGAAGCtccagtgatcgataaaattcccaCTTTACCGATCACTGGATCTTCATCCCGCGCCGAGCGATCAGAGACCTTCGTTCGAACCCGACGTGTGGCTAaacggtcacccagccaagtagtGATCATGCTGATTACAATTGTTAAcaataaattctattttacttaatatttatagaattattcTCCTTCtagattgataataaattctcatcattaattagtatatttcttttctattgttagtttataatgTTGACAATTTCAATGAAGGCTTGTAACGAGTTCTGGTATGAAATCATCTGGATAAAATCTGGTATCATCGTCCAATTCTACAAACGTTTATTGCTGGGCTAGAATAGGTTGTTTTCATActcttaagaaaaataataactacaaaaaaaaaagatcatttttattataaataattagaaaataaaaacagaggtattatattttttattgatattttttattataaaaaattaatagttaactttaaataaaattaattaaattaatttataaaaaatacacttattagttttaaaagtttctgaatgtgtattttatttaaattatttactctatttgtatataattttaaatttgtattttaaaatagccAGCAAGTTTGAAATAAACCCGCCAGATAGCAGCTCCTGGCGGTGTATTTTTCGAAAGtcaaaagatttaaatattaataatttttatcgtagaaactcaagatattttttcgaataaaaatttatttataaaattgaaaattatcaagccGGAGTTGATAGTTCTGTATGTAGTTCAGGGTCAAATCCTtgagaagaaaattttattgcactcgttattttaatttctatatttttggCACACCATCAAAGTTgcaatattttgatattatagACCAACATTATAAATGTTTGTtgctgtagtttttttttttttttttatgacacatttttttttttttttagtaaataaatatatcacttGAATGATGTCATATGATAGCATCTTATTTCAGTAACCTGATTTATAAATGGAGTATAATAAGTTATCAGAAAGTATAAACACTGTGGGGTATGCTGGAGTCTGTGTTGGAACTGAAAGATCCGAGCTTCTAAAAAATTCGCTATTACTTCTTGgaaaagaaaacaattttgataaaatttattattgggGCAGAATAAATGGGATACTGAAAGACTACCATGTCGCATATGGCCATGGGAAagattatttaagaaataatttatattattacagGTAATCTTCTTTCATCAGTAATTACAAAGACAGATGTTCAATATGACTTAACCTTTTGTTTAGTTTAGATTGTTTTGATTGGTTACTGCTTCCTAAACCAACAAAAAATCACAAAGTCATATCCACTCTTGTCAGAAATTATTTCCAAGGCTACCCATCCGTGAAAACACTCACTAAAGTTCCGGAGTTTTTGCTGcataatgatgatgaagagTTGTCGAAATCGATTGAAGGCGATATGATACCGTGCGAAATTAAAGAAGAGGATCGGCTGAGCGCAGTAGTGGATTTAATAACCAatgattcaataattattccaCGCGGTAGCTGGATAAAACTTCCGAGTGGTGATGTCGCTAGAAATCTGACCTTCACTGGCCTAAATTTTACTGAATGTACTAAACTTGAATCGTATCTTCATAAGAGAATTCCTCAACAAAAATCAAATGTCAGTTTAACAAAGAGACAAGACTACAATTATGCTCTAGACTTTCTTGATCCAATTGACATGGATTTGCCAAAaggtgattttatttattattatttgaaaaaaaacagatatctaataaattttttaaatttattcacagAGTGTTGGAGTTTGCAGCCGTACTTTAAagacaatttaataatcataagaaatttatattgGCCCGGAATGACATTTTATCATAAGCTAAATTCATCCGAGTATGGTTCAATTTACATCGGTGacggaataaaaaataaaaatctgccATTTATGatctagagaaaataaaaaatatattattgttttattaaaatgaattaaatagtTGGTACAACGATGTATGAcatgatttataataattgtttatatagAAAGTTCCAGATCTTGTGTTCCCAGCAGCTGTTggtatatataatgtatactGGTGTGTTGAAGAGTCACATGATGATGTTAAATAACGAGATCGAGGCATGATCAAAATAGCATCGATCAGTAAATAGATCAAGCCAAGCGGAAAAAAGGCGGAGCATCGTCTCAATAGTTTTTTCCTCTTGTTGGTTTATTCTTTCTTCTCTCGATCCCCAGGAGCCCCAGAGCCAGTGAAAGCTGCAAGGGTTTATTGTCTTTGGCATCAGAGCTGGCTTATCGTGTGACACCGTTTTTTCATAGTACCAATTGGCCAGTGTGAAGCGCCACTAAAGTTTAAACCCCGTTGTTGTAATTCATCAGTTTAATATCCTGTTTCGTTTAGTGCTTAACTCTCATCAACAGATCCTCCGATACATcaatgatcaattattttttttttatcttttgtacTTTCGATGTCGATTGTCAAAATTAAGTTGGCAAGTATACGTccatgtatataaaattatacaactAAATTCTCCCAGCATCTTGTCTATCTgagcttttatttatttaaaactatcaaCCCGacgatttataataaaacgaaatttactttttgtaacGTTACGAAAATAGTGATCCGAGATATATAGCACGCGCGCGTAGTCCacgtgttattattattattatttataatttattaatccatCCAATTAATGTTAATGCTTATAGAACGTCAATTATTTTGtctgattaattaaatctaaggTCGACGATCTTGTTATATAATCTAATTTAATAAGATGGCTGCAGGTGTCcgctgataaattatttatttataactatttacatttatttataatttaattaccttttttttaattattgtgtcGCAACAATAAGtctctgataaatttaatttaaataaaatttcaaggtAATCAAGatgttgaattttaaataaaaatacattacgtaattatttaaataaaattaattattataattttatttttttttttagaaagcGTGATCAACATGTCGATTCTcgacattaaattttcaaaattcgataatACTCCTTGGGGTTTCCGGCTGGCTGGTGGAAGTGACTTTCCTCAGCCACTGACAGTCATCAAAGTGAGTCACagcaatattataaattataatagatcatttataaattcatgGATACGTTTTTTTTAGGTAGTCGAAGGAAGTTTAGCAGAATGTATGGGACTTAAACTTGGTGATGTGGTCGTAAGAATTAATGACCGTCCAGTTGCCAGTTTAACCCACGGTCAGGCCCATGAGGCACTTATGCTTGCTGGTAATAATTTTACTCTAGGTGTCAGCAggtaaataaactaattataaacattattattaataacattacAATGAAATAGTTAAATAGTATCCTCTaactataattaatcaataagaTGTAAGAGCATGCTGATACAAGAGTCCTTATTGTATTTATTGCTTGTTGGCATTTGCGTACCTTGAATTGTTGCGTGACCTCGACCGTATATCTCGCATCGTGAGCCAATATAACATGTGccaataattagtttttataaaggGCCTGTAGACAAGTTATCTTAGGCATTTTGCTTGGATCATTGTCACTGAATGAGTTTATTAtctctatttatttactttttttttttaattgttacatACGGCAGAAAGCAAGAAGCAACTGAAGCTGTTGAAGCTCTTCAGTCGGATACCATTGTACCGTATCGAATACCTgtgagtttattaaattatatataaatttatatagttcttttattaatttttatgaattatatttaaaaacaaaaaaaagcttGAAGACTTAAAACCCCTTGAAGTGATTCCGCTTGAAGATCCGTgggagaaaataaataaaaaaataggacAAGAGGAAATTGAAGAAAAGGGGGATCAAGTGACCGATGAAGACGAGGCTAACAAAGAATTTGAAGAATTGGAACAAACGATAGCTAAACCTGTGGATGCCAACAGCGAAGTAgtaccaaataaaaatttaactgatgAAGAAATAGCAACGCTTATTCTTGAAGAAGAAGAATTATTGGACGCGGGTGATCAAGGAGTTCTTgggtaagttttattttatatataatatatttttaaaattataaataaaatgtatacataatataaaaGTAGTTAGTGTTGGATATACATGATGTACCTCTGATATTTATCAGAGTTAACTTCAAGAAATTACGTCCTCGTGCGCCCCTGCTAAAAGAGTCTAAAGTTCTCGAAGAACTCCAGACGATTGCACTTGAAGAGCCACCACGAGTTAAAGAGTTGAAACacaagtcaacttttttgcAAAAACCAGAGCGGCCTATTccgactaaaaaaaatcaaattgaagaGGTGGTAGTCGATCAAAGTGAGTGCTACAGAGTTGTGATTAAGAAACAGCCTAAAAAGAGCGTCACTGAACGACTGGTAGAGAAAGGTCTGTTGGATAAGGCGTCAGCGGAAGCTCTTACGTCGGCGCCGTCTAAATCGCCGACTCTAGATCCATCatcaatacaaaaaacaatATCACATGAACAAGAACAAACTTCTCATAACGAGTCAAAAGGTGCTGATGAGTCTAACGCCGAGGATGGGAATCGAAGGGACGAGTGTCAGGAGTCAAAATCATGTGAAAATCTTGAGGAAGAGTGTCGCGCTGAAACTGTCAATGAGAAAGTTGAATCCATTGATAATGCTGAAGATCACACTGAGAGATTATCTCCAGCGCAAAGTGAAACGCCGGATATTAAAGTGCAACCAACTGAACCGATTGTCGAACCCGTTATCGTTtttgatcgagaaaaagttAAGGAACTCGTCTCAACGGAAATTAGTCTCGAGAAGCAGCTTGAGAATGTTCAAAATCAATTGCTAGCATTGAAACAATTACCCGctgaaatagaaaatcatttaaaagttGTGTCTGAGcaattatacaaaataatgGAACTCAGTGGAGTTAAGAATGGCAGTCAGACGGGTTCTCGTCGTAGCTCGTCAGGTAGATGATGATAGTGGTGATTGTGTGAATCGTATGTGTGGCTTCATTTTGTGTgcgagttatttatttattattattattattattattattatttttgcgtTTACTTTTTAGagtttcatttatttcattcccGCACGGATTTAATCCCGATGTTTAGTAtgagtattttttacttatgataaataataaataattaaatattacgtAGATCAGGAGTGCAAAGCTCAAGTTGAGAACCGTGAAGAGGAGAGAGCTGAAACTCCTGAAAGTACCCACGAGGAAGAAAGTACTCATTCAGAGGCTGATAAAAACGATACTTCAATTGACGAAACAGTATCAACAATGAGCAACAAGGCGCCTTCTATAAGTATTGAGGAAGAAATCGAGCCTCCAGAGACCAAGGAATTGGAAGTGACACTCAAGAGTGAGGACGCGAGAGTTAAAAAGTGCATCGCTTCTTATGAGACTCGGGTGTTTCGATCTACTCCAAGTCCTGCTCCATCCTATggtgggtaaaaaaaatttttttatgtttattttgaaaataaaaatttatttttatttttttataataaacaaaaaaaatgttggaataaattttaggaAGTTATGAAGCAGATCCAAATTTATCACCTAGAGATCAAGTAATACAAGAACTAAAGGTATTAGGGACGAGATTGCGTATATTAATTATGTCTTCTTTGTAATTAAAGTGATCCCTCTTCCGAAATgaaactttgaatattttacaGCATGATATATATGTCcactgaaaaataatgaaaataaattcttctatatgtctttaattatgtaatagaattgttaaataattaaaaaattttgatttttcacagCATCGAGGAGGAAAAAAACGTTCTGGCGACCTCTGGCCCCAGGCTAAACAATTAGAGCTGACTTACGGACGACGATGGAGATGTCCAAATGATTTCTTCAATGATGAAATGATTGCTGAAGTTTTGTCAGGCCAGGCAGAAGTTATTCGTGGTCGTGCTATGGGGTAAGAtagtttcaataaaaattattaagaaaattttatttatttctattctaaaaattttttaataattaatttagtgtgaattttaaaaagtacgaGAAAGCATGGCTGCCAAATTACGATCATCTGATGAATTCAAGCGTTTACAGAATGCTACATAAGATGGAACGAGAACCAAAAACAGGAATTCCAGCCCGGCCACCAAAAGTTGTCGCAGCTGAGGATATAATTGAAAGAGTGGtacgttaaatatttatatttaaattttttatttaaatatttttttattcttataatgactttattatattttattattagaatacGCCGGCTTAATCATCAACGCCTACAGCAGTATAGATTTGGTGACATCAAGAAACCCCAACATTGAttcatattcaaataaatcatttaaaatttatgcattcattgatttttcttatattatttaaaacaaagttattaatataaatataaatataattataataataataatattattgatacgTGAAGTGAGTGAGTaaagtgtaaatttattaaattactggAATACGTCAAGTTTTGTTCTCAAAACTACTAttctatcaataaaattaaaaaaaaaaaccactcATATGTCTTATCtagcaatttaataatttaatagtagATAATAATACCCATACCTGTATGAATCAGCTCTGACATATAATtgtgaaatgaaatttaaaaataattttctacatggctctaaagaaaagtaaaaaccCAGGTTACGTgactatttatataaacaaatttataatattga
The sequence above is drawn from the Microplitis demolitor isolate Queensland-Clemson2020A chromosome 3, iyMicDemo2.1a, whole genome shotgun sequence genome and encodes:
- the LOC103578946 gene encoding ankyrin repeat domain-containing protein 49-like yields the protein MSSDEENDEIQDLEAIRDKILTMHQGERMQVSAWDDDNTGVESQRNPEDPDSRAILKAAENGNSERVAKLLDKNPTLVHATDKDGYTPLHRACYGNHTSIIEHLLLKGAKIDAKTIDGWEPLHSACHWNNVESIAILVANGADINAVSNGGQTPLHLVCASSHNSPALQLLLLHPDTKPELVNSSGDTPQMIATRTGKYYPMFEIIEPCLREI
- the LOC103578947 gene encoding radial spoke head protein 9 homolog; translation: MEYNKLSESINTVGYAGVCVGTERSELLKNSLLLLGKENNFDKIYYWGRINGILKDYHVAYGHGKDYLRNNLYYYSLDCFDWLLLPKPTKNHKVISTLVRNYFQGYPSVKTLTKVPEFLLHNDDEELSKSIEGDMIPCEIKEEDRLSAVVDLITNDSIIIPRGSWIKLPSGDVARNLTFTGLNFTECTKLESYLHKRIPQQKSNVSLTKRQDYNYALDFLDPIDMDLPKECWSLQPYFKDNLIIIRNLYWPGMTFYHKLNSSEYGSIYIGDGIKNKNLPFMI
- the LOC103578948 gene encoding uncharacterized protein LOC103578948 — its product is MSILDIKFSKFDNTPWGFRLAGGSDFPQPLTVIKVVEGSLAECMGLKLGDVVVRINDRPVASLTHGQAHEALMLAGNNFTLGVSRKQEATEAVEALQSDTIVPYRIPLEDLKPLEVIPLEDPWEKINKKIGQEEIEEKGDQVTDEDEANKEFEELEQTIAKPVDANSEVVPNKNLTDEEIATLILEEEELLDAGDQGVLGVNFKKLRPRAPLLKESKVLEELQTIALEEPPRVKELKHKSTFLQKPERPIPTKKNQIEEVVVDQSECYRVVIKKQPKKSVTERLVEKGLLDKASAEALTSAPSKSPTLDPSSIQKTISHEQEQTSHNESKGADESNAEDGNRRDECQESKSCENLEEECRAETVNEKVESIDNAEDHTERLSPAQSETPDIKVQPTEPIVEPVIVFDREKVKELVSTEISLEKQLENVQNQLLALKQLPAEIENHLKVVSEQLYKIMELSGVKNGSQTGSRRSSSDQECKAQVENREEERAETPESTHEEESTHSEADKNDTSIDETVSTMSNKAPSISIEEEIEPPETKELEVTLKSEDARVKKCIASYETRVFRSTPSPAPSYGSYEADPNLSPRDQVIQELKHRGGKKRSGDLWPQAKQLELTYGRRWRCPNDFFNDEMIAEVLSGQAEVIRGRAMGVNFKKYEKAWLPNYDHLMNSSVYRMLHKMEREPKTGIPARPPKVVAAEDIIERVNTPA